In Phoenix dactylifera cultivar Barhee BC4 chromosome 1, palm_55x_up_171113_PBpolish2nd_filt_p, whole genome shotgun sequence, the genomic stretch TTGAAATCTTTGTCAttgtaaaatcaaaattgagTAGAAAATTTcgattttgagatgcttatgTGAGTTAATATGTGTAGCATGATCATAGACATTAAGAATTTTGGTTGAAAAAGAATTTGGAGGTTGATAGGGTTAATTCctactcatagtgatattggctcaacagttctaacccattgaatttgaagtaaattctgttggaaggaaaaatcaatgtagatttttctgattaaaTTGCTAAggaatacaagaattacccctttaaattaaacctagatatttttggattctaaaaaggttgtggagatcacgtagtgacctttaaacttgactaaaggatgggggttagttatggtaagtatactctatataaatcagagaaacaaaaagatctagaggttttgctctagttctacttgaaaatttaaatttggattttttttagtctcgatgcaaagtgatactttggacagaaatcattttgtgactttagagaatttgatgagtagatcagagtgcgcagcggaGTGTAGTGgattgagttattttgaaaccgaatagaaaaagaaaaaaaataataataatgataattacCTTGATCTGAAGGGTATATTATAgaagacttgagttagtttTCTAGTAGAGGGAATGTGTTGATTCTTTGCCTACTGGAAGTAGTTATGGGCTctcctatttttgataattctaaGAAGAATTTTGGGGCATCTCAAATTTAACGTTAATGGATTGATAGCTCAATGATTAAGCTTGGGCCTGGGAATGATTTAACATAGTTCTTCGACTCCCAGCTCTGACATTGTTAATCTATCTATTTGAAAAGGTTTGCGGTTTTCCTAggataaaggttgatcatttaatcacaggcaaagttaagaaaagaaaaatgattatagaatattaagagcatttgatactaaagatttctcctatttctattaagccaattatgatctctatgtagaatcaagagaaattaatttctttgggatataattatggcattttaatccaaggttggagttggaattcttttgaaggagatcaaagaACTTACTACGTGTGATAAATAGAAAGGATTAAGTTTTTGAGATGCTGtaatttttgtatgtcaaaatctttGTGGGTAGGTACTCGAGAGGGAGACTATTTGAAATCTCAGGAATGATATAatggatgcaattttttttaaaaatttgaggcttcaagtaagttaatttcgaggacaaattttttttaagggggagagtatgtaatacccctaaaaaaaaaaaaagatggatggCCGGCCCgaaaaagaccgggcccatccacccGTTTACAATCGTGCCCTAGGCGACGATcgtgggagaaaaaaaaaaaaaaacgagaagagaggggaggggggcgGCGGCGTTAGAGGGGTGACTCGCCGGAGGAGACCGAGTGCCGGAGAGCGACGGTTCCGAGATCCGGCTGACCGCGGAGGGAAGCCCCAAAGCCCCTTTCCTTTGGTGAAGACCATCCACAAATCGGGAGAAGAGAGGAGTTTGATCCGAGCTCGTTTCCTTTGATTTTCTCGCCGGAAAGGGTCGTCGGAGCACTccgtcggaccgaggtaagtggGTGGTGCCTCTCCTTGCACATCCTTTGCTAGATTTTGGGTTGCGCCGGTTGGGGTTTGGCCGATGAGATCGCCGGAGAAGAGTCCGAAACAgggaacccctgtttcggcttttCTCCTCCGATTTTGCTGTCGCCGGCCGCCGGGTTGGCCGGATCTATGGGTCTTGGGGGTGAATCGGGACTGTGGGTTGGGTTGAGAGGGATTTCTAGGTTTTAGAGGGGATGGGAAGAGGTGGACCGAGATCTCCTTCCTCGTGATTCCACCTCCTTTCCTTCCCCTCGTTGGTTGGCCGCCGGCCGACCGACTGTCGCCGTGGTGCCGCAGTTGATGGCATAACTGGCCGGCCGTCGTCGCCGAGGATGGGCACCTTGGTGGCTGTGCCATCCTGATccgagaagagagggaggatcGGTCCCCCTATTTGAGGAAGagtttctcttcctctcttctctctcactAGGTTCTCTCTTTGTTTATTAGTTCCTCTCCCGCTACTGGGATTATTTCTCTCTCCAGTTTCTCCTCTAGATTGgatttctctctctagtttgatAAGAGGAGATCATTGTTTGTACAGACTGCTGGATAGTCGTAGGTCAATGGAGGTTCTGGGTTGTCAGATACTCCGGATAACTTTAATATTGTCTTGGTTATATAGGGAGAACAATCTGTTAACAGACGAAAGGATGCGAGCAGGGTTCTGGCATATCGGATTTATAGATGCCATGAGGGCGGGGATTAGTCTGTCTGAGTTAAACAaagtaagaatccttgtacgccaatcctacatgatataaaatattttgcactatatatatatatgtttgatatgctatgatccaggcaaaacaaaatggtttttatatttaaattgtattttgatcgtctttgcttgtgattggtataatgatagatgcatgcatgcgcataacctACACCTGCAAATTTgactgatggatgtggtgctctaaactaacatatgatattggttgcccgtcacgggctggaaacgtgactgTGGTTAGTTTATAGCcggaaataaataaagaaaattgatgtgtagatgtaaactggattgtatgaaaaaactttggtttatcttgttattatggcaggccccgtcacagCTGAAAATGTGGtattttggtaggccccctcacaggctagaaatgtggaactataatgtgcaggcccgccacaggctgaaaatgtgatattttggtaggcccctcacaggctagaaatgtggaactataatgtgcaggccccgccacaggctgaaaatgtgatactttggcaggccccatcacaggctagaaatgtggaactataatgtgcaggccccgccacaggctgaaaatgtgataatttggttgccccaccacaggctgagaaatgtgaccgagatttgacccaaagtcggaaagataaaatcggatcaagttgaagaaaagcATTGAACTATAATACAGTTTATAAGCTATCTATGCTATATCATTATTGTGTGGCTggacttttattgatgtttatgtacatatttatattgattatttgagtttGATAGCCAGTTTATGACTTCATGATATGTGCATCGACTTGTCGTGATTTTcagatttatattattattgtgttggtgtggatgtatagagattcttactgggctgtaaactcatccttttttttttcttttctttcattttatcagagttgcaggatgcttagatttggatgggatgggcgcagagtgcaagtatcagagtcattagctagttagtttgtttatccttctttgatgtcgatgaacatttgaagatcttgtaattgaactaatttgtttatttggacatgtcggactgctctatttgaattactagattaattgtggatttattggaatttttggttaatcataggccttgcatgatttttaggcactgctctagggctcatgcggccggtcgcgtaccgaacccgggtgctgggtttggggcgtgacaaaATGTGACACTATTTATTGCCCCATCATGGGCAAGAAAGATGAAGCTATCGATTGCTTCATCATGGGTGAGAAACATGATATTTTTTGTTGTCCCATTACAAGAGAACGTGATCGTTGCCTATCCAAAGTCAAAATAACTTAAATTACTTATGGACTACTCTTGAGATATTGGTCGAATTCGCGTGTCTTAAGTTATGATATGATTATAAATTGTTTATGATGAACtactattgaaaagaaaatcatTTTTGTCTACAAATAGTGAAAATAAAATTCAAGTTCTGGATGATTGGCATGTGTATTTCATGATAATAATAGATTAATATTATTCTAATGACTATATTTGTTACGGAATGTTTGTTGTTGGTTATCaatttatttgttcatttattTATATTGATGTTTGCATTTGTATGAGGATTCTTACTGAGTTATTAGCTCATGCCAATTCTTATCTTTCTTTTCAAAGCCACATGATTCTTAGTACTTGGTTGAGATTTGCGGTCTACTTTATTAGTGAGAGGTGAAAAGAATTTAGAAGATCTTCAATACTATTGGATGTTTGGACATTGTAGTTGGATTATTTTTGTTAAAATAGTGGGCTCTAATTTTATTCTCCGAATTGGTGATTTCATTGATGTTTTTTATTCAATAAACCTGGCATATTTCTTAGAGTTTTACCCCATACAAAGTGCAGCAGTATCACATGCGATAGAGTCAGTTTCTAGGATTCGTAGGTCTACAACTTCACTTAATCACAAGTGATTGGTTTGAGTAAGAAATCTTAccaattaatttaaaataactaTGTCAAATTAGAATCCGCAGTTTGCGTAAATTTGAAGGAATGGGATAGAGAAATCTATGTCAAATGCACCTATAATGGTATTCAATTGTTAGAAACAGAATTCTAAAGATTGGTTAACAGTGGTATTTATATAAGGttctatttctttttgttttaaagCTGGTGAAGACATAAAATATCATCTGATCATAGAGATTCATGAAAAAAGGACAAGATAAAATTTTTGTCTTTCTAACAATTTAGGGAATGGAAGTAGAAGTTCCTTTTGGTTCTCTCCAAAATGACCTTCTTTTTCGAGCCTATTTATAAAGaacttcaaagaaaaagaaaactaagTTTCCCATGCATCTTCTTTTGAAATGTCATAGATCCTTTTTACCAAGCCATTGGCAAAAGTGTCGTCGAGAAAAATAACTTTATGCTGTGATCTTATTGAAGCTGCGTGGAGCTTTGCTCTTGCTTTTCttggaaaaaaagagaaacatgAACTTTATGTGAGGTTGAGATACAGTTCAGTGAATATGCtaatattaaatcaaaaaatgtaCGAAGCTATTGTTTTAAGGATGCTACTGAAGAAACAACGGAAAAGAAGATTGCATCAGAATATAACATACATCGCCAAATATTTGCAAGTCGAAATAGAAGTTCATGTGTGAAAACATTATCAAATACATTACAGAAAATTAACAGTTCCATCAAATATAAAGAAACATATGACATggaaatgaaaaataagaactaATACAATCAAGAGTTCTATGGTTCCATAAGAAATAGCTAGAAGTATTGCCTTGTATATATTAAAGAAAGGCAGAAACCTTATTGACTGGATCATCACTTCAGCTAACGCCAATTAAAGTAATCACCCTACAAGACAAGAAACACCACAGTTGTACTTACTTAGATGGAAATGATAAAGTTATTCACTCGATTCTTTTTTAGGTAGATCATAAAGCATGGGCAACCTTTGGCACAATGGAAATttagcaaataaataaaaaatgcaGCCTTTTAGAAGAAACTAGAAATAAATTCCTTGATGCATTGAATTGAGAAAAAACTCAAAACTAGCGAGAACCAAGATTCTTTCAATGATATTCATCTTTCAAGAAGGGTGCATTTAGATTTACTATAGTACGGACAATATATTAGTCGTTGgcattatatttgaaattacaAAGTTATCTATGATTTGTAAAAGAAGAGTCGTGCCCAATCCTTCGCAATCATTTAACCGGAAATTCTACATTGAATAGAATATtccaaattttgattttctctaccaatgaattcaattttttttaacaaatctAGGTAGATAAAGTCATGATTGGAACTTTAAAAATGAAGCAGCAAGAGAATTAGCATGTTGCTGTGTGATTTACGTATGCACAAGAAACATATTAACAATCAATTATTGGATTGTGGTTACCACCTTTTGACTAAATAAAAAAGATCACGTTGGAGGAGTCATAGTATCACAACCAACCGTATAACAATAATTTTCCCTAATGTTTAGAGCACATATTCTGAGTTTTCCAATATTTACTTTCTAGTTTTTCTAACTGTTCTTGGCCGGTCCCAGGTTTATGAATCGTCTTCATCAGTGTCCTAATGCATGAGGTGCTGTAAGAGGTGGATTGAGTTATCACATCCTATCATCCAACTATTTGTATTTGACAAAAAACAACCAGAAATAGTGAAGGTCAATCTCAGTAGATCAGTAGTCCTTGTTGAGttcaatgctctgttttcttaaGCTAGATAAGGGAAAGAATTTTAGAATAAAAATTTCAGCAATTAGAACATTCGGAGAAGATAGAGAGAAATAAATCACAATATTCTGCATGATATTATGTCAAACATTTTCATTAGTAGGATCTCGAGGATGAAAATAACAGAGGAAATAGAGGAGGGGGAGTGACTTACAGGTACTGCTGATATTATCTCTGATCAATTCATCTTGAAAAATAATGGAGGGGATGTGCCGAACCTCATTTCTGACCTGTCATTGAACTCACGGGCATTTGAATCAGCTTCAGTTCTCGAAGTGTGGTCACCTGCTGCAATCCCTCGGGAAGCATCTTCAATTTCGGCACCAATTGATAGTTAAGTGGGTAAGGTTGGGCATGCCCCACCTCCACTCTCCATTCCTCTAAATTTTGGAGATAAATAATATAAGTATCGCACCGAGGAAAGCCACCAGTAGAACACAACATGCTCTTCCCTACGTATGCACGTAATAACAGTTGGAGAAACCTAAGATTTGACAGCTTCTCTAGTGCCGGCATTGGGTCTTGCTCCAAAAGAGATAAGATAATTTGAGCTTGGTGAGGTTTTGTGGGAGTTGACTGCTGTTTAGGAGCTGCTGCTGTTGTTTGAGTAACAACCGTCCATGCAGTGTCAATGAACGGACCTGGTGCAATTTTGGTGCCTGAGCAAAAGGACGTCCCAGGGATTATACGTCCGGGCAAACTCAGAGTGAAGGAGACGAGGCTGTCCGGATTTTCTCGAGCGCTTTTTCCAACGTGATCTGCAACATTGTGTCACATGCTTTAATCAATCGCCTCCCTGGTGAAGTCTGGTGTAGTAGCCCatttttttatgaatcttaTGCCATAAACGGACAATATCATATCTTCCATATGAAACTCAAACTCCTCAATTTCCAGAGTCTGCAAGGTTCTTGCGTTCACCACTCATCAGTGCGCTTAGAAAATATATGTTTAATATATACATGCCTCAATGACCGGATTTTCCAAAATGATTTCGGAAGCCAGTAATGCGTTGTATGTCTCACATCCAAGTTCTGCAGATTCAGAGATGTCGGGATGGAGGATGGCAGTCTCTTCAACCGGTCCTTCCCAATCCCAGGTATCGTAGTATGAATCATCCTGCGATCTGTCTGGTAACTCCTTCAAATCTCTTGTGCCCTCTAGATCCAACACCCTTACTAAGTTTAACCATTCAAAATCTTCCCCCACTAGTCAAACTTAAACTGAAGCCCAGCAAAGTGCGGAGATGCCGTGAGAAAACAGCAGGCTCATCATTTATACGATTGTAGAAAGCTGCACGATGACTTGATATACGATCAGATACTCCCACGTCCTCACTGCTGCAAACATGAAGAAATTCATCTTTTTTTGGCATCTTCAAGCCAAAGTCGCGTAACAGATCATGGATGCATATGCTCTTAACCAGCCCACGAGACATGCTTCTCTCGACAACTTGGATCATGCACCTCTGCACCAACTCATCCAACCAATCCCTTGCCGTGCCTTCCATTGTCTGTCGCTGCTCTTGCAGTATGAAACCTTCGCCACCCACAACCTAACTAATGTGGAAACAGAGATAATGGAGTCCTCTGGAAACGCAGCAATGTATAGAAAACATGGTTTTAACGATATGGCAAGGTCGCTGTAGCTTAAACCCAATATATTGTGGCATTCCCTTCCCATCTCTAGTAGATACCCAGTTCATGCTCTGAGCTACTTTCAACCATGTATCGTAGCTAGGATCTTTCCTCGACAGAAGGCCCCCTAACACCACCAGTGCAAGAGGAAGTCCACCACACTTCTTTGCAAGCTTCTGGGCCAATGCCTCCAACTCAGCTGGGACATCTTGATTTGGTGGCAATGCCTTCCTACGAAAGAGTTTCCAGCTCTCTGTGTCGTCTAAAAGGTGCAGTTCATGTGGAGGAATCCATGGCTCGGCATCTTTTGCAACCTCAATGTTACGTGTAGTAAGCAGTATTCTGCTGCCTCTGTTCTCATCAGGAAAGACTCGCCTGCATTTCTCTCCAAACATCAACTCTCCATACATCATCCATCACGACCAAATACATTTTGTCTCTTAGGAAATCACGGAGCATCTGTCTCACGTCTTCTTCACCCATCTGCTGCGCTAAGTCTCCTTTCCTCTGTTTGATTCCCATTACTTTTTTCATGATGTCCTTCACTAGCTCGATACCTCGGTAGCTCTGAGAAACTGAAACCCAAGCGAAGGTATCAAAATGTTCTCTAATTGCAGGGTCATTATATACTTTCTTGCAAGGGTGGTCTTGCCTAGGCCACCCATACCCACTATAGAAATTAC encodes the following:
- the LOC120104217 gene encoding putative disease resistance RPP13-like protein 3, with translation MPVSLVSNVVSQLTNLLVQEAAFLRGVNNQIKCVETELRLLQDFLKDADAGRKRGDERMESWIREIREVAYEVEDIIDRVKFMAERQRQRGFMDTISRQIDWVKTQLQQLQGFLKDADSKKEERRCNNGELDYADERSKSSAVDESWQSLRESSPHSDDDDTDVVGFENDKKKLVSRLLDENEKARRVISIVVSQSYRGIELVKDIMKKVMGIKQRKGDLAQQMGEEDVRQMLRDFLRDKMRVFPDENRGSRILLTTRNIEVAKDAEPWIPPHELHLLDDTESWKLFRRKALPPNQDVPAELEALAQKLAKKCGGLPLALVVLGGLLSRKDPSYDTWLKVAQSMNWVVGGEGFILQEQRQTMEGTARDWLDELVQRCMIQVVERSMSRGLVKSICIHDLLRDFGLKMPKKDEFLHVCSSEDVGVSDRISSHRAAFYNRINDEPAVFSRHLRTLLGFSLSLTSGGRF